Proteins from one Nomia melanderi isolate GNS246 chromosome 3, iyNomMela1, whole genome shotgun sequence genomic window:
- the Cox11 gene encoding cytochrome c oxidase copper chaperone COX11 yields MYSKAYKQLFCGCTKRISGTPFRMLHQRYHEAFRNKHRSLRYYWGGLGIMVVGLSYAAVPLYRIFCQSYSYGGTVSVGHDVGRVSTMEPIKNRVIRVSFNADTSAQMQWNFRPQQQFINVRPGETALAFYTAKNPLDTPVTGVSTYNVVPYEAGQYFNKIQCFCFEEQQLDPHEQVDMPVFFYIDPQFAEDPKMVNVKEITLSYTFFEAKSGIKIPLPSYFKSKSNEK; encoded by the exons ATGTATTCGAAAgcttataaacaattattttgcgGCTGTACCAAGCGGATAAGCGGTACACCGTTTCGAATGCTTCACCAACGATACCATGAAGCTTTTCGCAATAAGCATCGTTCCTTGCGTTATTATTGGGGCGGTCTCGGTATAATGGTCGTCGGCTTAAGTTACGCAGCAGTACCTTTATACAGAATTTTTTGTCAG TCGTATAGTTACGGAGGAACGGTGTCGGTTGGTCACGATGTCGGCAGAGTGAGCACGATGGAGCCCATCAAGAACAGAGTGATTAGAGTGTCGTTTAACGCGGACACCTCAGCGCAGATGCAATGGAACTTCAGACCGCAGCAACAGTTTATAAACGTCCGTCCCGGAGAAACGGCTTTAGCGTTCTACACAGCAAAAAATCCATTGGATACACCTGTGACCGGTGTATCAACTTATAACGTAGTGCCATACGAAGCTGGacagtattttaataaaattcagtgCTTCTGTTTCGAAGAGCAACAGCTGGATCCTCATGAACAA GTAGACATGCCTGTGTTCTTCTATATTGACCCACAATTCGCAGAAGACCCGAAAATGGTGAATGTCAAGGAAATTACGCTATCCTATACTTTCTTCGAGGCAAAATCAGGAATAAAAATACCTCTACCAAGTTATTTCAAAAGCAAAAGTAACGAAAAGTAA